The uncultured Cohaesibacter sp. genome window below encodes:
- the rplS gene encoding 50S ribosomal protein L19 — MNIIEELEKEQMAEIAAKRDIPEFSVGDTVRVNVRVTEGTRTRVQAYEGVCIARTGGGLNESFTVRKISYGEGVERVFPIYSPMLDGVEVVRRGKVRRAKLYYLRDRRGKSARIVEATNARARKLNDVAKAKAAEERAAKKAEATAASASEAE, encoded by the coding sequence ATGAATATCATTGAAGAGCTCGAAAAAGAGCAAATGGCCGAAATCGCTGCAAAACGCGATATCCCAGAATTCTCCGTTGGTGACACCGTTCGCGTCAACGTGCGCGTGACTGAAGGTACCCGTACCCGTGTGCAGGCCTATGAAGGCGTTTGCATCGCTCGTACCGGCGGCGGTCTCAACGAAAGCTTCACCGTTCGCAAGATCTCCTATGGCGAAGGTGTTGAGCGTGTATTCCCGATCTACAGCCCGATGCTGGATGGTGTTGAAGTTGTTCGCCGCGGTAAAGTCCGTCGTGCGAAGCTCTACTATCTGCGCGATCGTCGCGGCAAGTCTGCTCGTATCGTTGAAGCAACCAACGCACGCGCTCGCAAGCTGAACGACGTTGCCAAAGCCAAGGCTGCTGAAGAACGCGCAGCCAAGAAAGCTGAAGCCACTGCAGCTTCCGCTTCCGAAGCTGAATAA